Below is a window of Sylvia atricapilla isolate bSylAtr1 chromosome 17, bSylAtr1.pri, whole genome shotgun sequence DNA.
CATGGATTTAAAAACAACCTCCATGGAAATGTCACACACAGACCCAAAGAGGTTAGGCAAGTAGCACACACATTTCAAGAAGAACATTAAACTTCAgcataagagagaaaaaaaaaaaaaaaaagaaattcgCCCCACAGTTACATTCAGTGAAGCATCACATCCAACAAAAGCTTTGCCCAGTGGAAGAAcaagctgtgctcagctgccccagcctgtcccaccagagctggcactggcagGCACACCTGGGGAACACCCTCCTCCTTGTTCCCTTGCTTTGTAGCCAGGCCCCATCACAGACCAATTCTTGTTGCGTTTTTTTGATGCAGTTGTTCGTTTGGACCCTATGGAATATGGAGTGCTCCAGATGTGCTCCATCTCACCCCTCGTGGTACCACAACTGTGCTCATCACTGGGGGGAGATGGGAGATGCTCCCTGCACACATCTGTGGccttggatgctgctgctgctcccgggTGAAACCACATTCCAGACTTCCTTCCCTGAGCTTACCTCTGTTTTCAGTAGACCAGCACAGCCAGTGATACCCTACCAAGCTCGTGGTTAGCTCTAAGAAATCCTGCAAAATAAAATCGTTTCAAAGCTCCACCGCTTTGAAAGAGTTTCCTACACCCTCCTCTGAAAGGTGACTCGCTTTTCCCAAAACCTCATGAGGACACAGACTTCAAGCAAAAAGCTCCTATAAAACTATGatcattttagaaaaaaatccagatcttCCTGAAGGTAATTTATTGCCGCTTATTGGTCCTGAGAAAGCTTTAAGCAACGATACATTTGCACGTGTTTtaactgctgccttttctgAGAGCAAGTACGTGGGtcctgagattaaaaaaaatcatgttttagTCTATGCACTTAAGCTTGGGAAATGCTCCATTGTGCAGATTGAATGTGAACTACAATTTGTCACGCTACAGCTTCCTTCTGTGCCAATTTATTAAACCAGATTTCCTTCCAGACACTATTAAATTAAAGTTCTCGGGATGAAATGCAATGATAAAATGCCACACGTGCGCTTCCTCACATTGGACTGGCATTTAAGGACTTCAGATCTTCCTTCTCCCTCATTCCCCACCTCCTGTTAAAAGCTATGGTGTGAATTTTTTGGCCTGGATACCAGAAAAATTCCTCATCTGATACTCTATGAAAGGCAACTTCAAGGCAATGAAATAAgccaacaaaaacacaaaaacattcACAAcgctgaagaaaaaatatggaCCCACAGCAGTTACTTCTCAATGGAAGTGCTTGGTagcttgagatttttttttttctttttaaccatTAAAGTGTCAAATTTGCATATGTTTAACTCAATTTCAATATTTGAAAGACTACTCAATTTGCTCTTATAAAAACTTTacaaaagatgtttttaaatgcttgtaAAAGTAAGCGTTTTTATCTACCGAGAAAACTCTAGTACTGGATAAAACTCTGAATATACAGCTGAATTTCgtaaatgtttttttttgttttgtttctttctttctttctcctagAAGTCTAACCGGCTGAGTGTTTAACCTAGACAAATTAGTTCTTAGACACGATGAAAAGTTATAACTCTGcgcgcttttttttttttttttttgttttgttttaccaTGTGAcgggttttttgttgctttgtaaCTTTCGGGCTGAGACAGTGCTTGCAGGAATTCTCCGGCGCTGGTGTACAGTGGTGGGGCAGAGCGGCACCGCCTCATTGCTCGCTGCCCCTATCCAGGTTCTCGATCACCCTGGAAAGACGGATGTTCAGCAGCCTGATCTGGCTATCCAGGTGGTCCATcttctcctccaggctgctgttgctgttccTCCTCCAGTAAAAGCCCACGGGGCCCGTCATGAAGTAGACGGCCACCACGAAGCAGAGCGGCAGCACGGCGTGCTCCGGGTCGCCCTCGTATTTCTGCAGGATGTAGACGCAGGACAGGGTGAACAGGGCCACCCTGGCGATCCAGAAGAAGCGGCCGAACAGCATGTGCAGGAGGTAAAAGAAGAATCCCAGGAAGAGAGATAAGAACCAATAAGCCAGTAAAATGGCCCCGATCAGCAGGAGGGCGCGGGTCGGGTTGTTGGCGATCGCCGCCGGGCTGAAATAGTGAGTCAGGTTGGAGgctggaaaacaaagggaaagggaCAGGCTGTTAATGAGAGAAGGTGGCACAGGGGCaaaaaacaccagcacagctccaaagGGTCAAACCCACACAGCAGTGGGCTCACGGCCCCGTTTTCTGAAGTTAGGGCTAAAGCTGGATCACCGAGTTCTGCATGAACCTTCCTCAAATCCCTGGCTCAGCTCCAACAGCCGACTGAATTCATTCCAGGAAAGGTGCACAAGGCTCTTTAAAGACAAACAGCTCTAGAGCCTGAGGTCAAAATCCATACTGGGGCTACATGTAGCTTTGTAAAAGCAACATTCTAAAGGCTCTCAGCTGCATCTTTCCTTTCACTAGTCCTGATTGATTTCCCTGCACTGTTCCCTGGCTGTGTGAATCCATTTAACGATGGCACCAAGGAACCAACAGTGCCTTGGAATTCATTCTAGACACATCCTGTAGATGCACATGCAGAAATGGAATGGTGGGGTTCAGTCTTCTTGTTTGAAGCTACTAACAGGAAAATCAAAGCCATGTGAAGCAGAGAGAGACGCCACTGATGGATGTTTAAGCAGCATGATAAAATGTAACTGTTTTCCCATTCGCTTGTAAACACTCACACAGGCTGAGACAGTTCAAGGGTGAGCAGGCATCACACTTACCATCAATTCCAAGAACATCTAACAAATCAGTCCATATTCTCCAGAATGTGTCCATTAATACATCCACCCCATTCACAAACCTCTCTGTCAACCTTgagaaaaactgagaaataaaattgaaaattaaaaaaatcctcaattCCTAAAGTAACACTTCGAGACTTATTCGTCATGAGTAGAATTATAATTCATTAAGCAAGAATTGCAGATTATTTCGCAGTCCccacgggaaaaaaaaaatgtaaatctgAAAATTTTTTCAACTCTGTGAATCATGATTTTATGCATTGCAATTATTGTTATTGTAGATATGTAAACGTGTACGTTggcaggatttaaaaaatgcactttatttGCTTTACTATCGTTTTGAAGTTTAGAGAAAACACTATTACCAACAACTGGTAAAGCAAACCAAAGATTTAGTTTTATCAAGCAACTGAGAGACGTCCCCAACATCACAGGCAAAAGTCCCAGGTGTACTCAGAGATCAATTCAACAGAATTTCTtatttcctcctccagcccgcggaaagcaggagcagagggatgtaCAGCTCCCGCAAGTTCCGACGGCCCTGCAAGCACAGGATGCTCCGCTGATGCAGACACACCGGATTTCAGCCGGAGGGCCCGGCCCTGGCCGTGTCCCCCCACCTAAACCCACCCTTATTTAAGCGTTTAGCCGTAATTTCTCCCCGCTCGCTGCGAGCCTGGCCTCCCGCTTCGCTCCCCGAAGCAGCGCTCCGGCCGCTCCGGCGCCGGGCAGCGGGACGAGGCCACGGCCGCTCCAGCGCCGATTCCCGCACCGCGGGGCCACGGGGCCACGGGGCTGCGGCCCAGGAGCCGCCCGCCACCATCGGAGCACCGAGGAGGAGCGAAAAGAAGAAGCCAAAACGAAGCGGAAAGGAAAAGCGTGTGCGTGGGGGGGGAAGAGGGTGGGCGAGCAGCAACCGGCGCCTCACCTTCTGCAGGGCCCGCACGTTGTCCTCGCCGAAGAGGCCGCTGACGCCCTGGTAGAGGCCGCTGGCGGCGCGGCGGAGGCTGTTTTGGCGGTCGGCCCCGCGGCTCCTCGCCGCCTGAGCTccgggccccgccgcgccgagcagcagcagcagcagcagcagcagcgcccgGAGCTGCacccgccgcgccgccgccgccgccgccatggccgagccgccgccgcgcccgccgcctcCGCAGCGCCGCCCGCCGGCCGCGCCCCGCAACAGCGCCCGCTCGGGCGGGGCTCCGGGCCCGTCACGGGAAAGCGGGGAAGCGCTGAGGGAAAACGGGGAATTGCTGAGGGGAGAACGGGAAATCGCTGAGGGGAGAATGGGAAATCGCTGAGGGGAAAACGGGGAAATCGCTGAGGGGAAAACGGGGGAATCGCTGAGGGGAAACGGGGGAAACGCTGAGGGGAAACGGGGAATCGCTGAGGGGAAAACGGGAAATCGCTGAGGGAAAAAGGGGGGAGTCGCTGAGGGGAAAACGGGGAATCGCTGAGGGGAAAACGGGAAATCGCTGAGGGGAAAACGGGGAATCGCTGAGGGGAAAACGGGGAATCGCTGTGGGGAAAACGGGGAATCGCTGTGGGGAAAACGGGAAATCGCTGAGGGGAGAACGGGAAATCGCTGAGGGGAAAACGGGAAATCGCTGAGGGAAAACGGGAAATCGCTGAGGGGAAAACGGGGAAGCGCTGAGGGGAAAACGGGGGAATCGCTGAGGGGAGAACGGGAAAATGCTGAGGGGAAAACGGGGAATCGCTGAGGGAAAACGGGAAAATGCTGAGGGGAAAACGGGGAATCGCTGAGGGGAAAACGGGGAATCGCTGAGGGGAGAACGGAGAATCGCTGAGGGGAAAACGGGGGAATCGCTGAGGGGAAAACGGGGAATCGCTGAGGGGAAAACGGGGGAATCGCTGAGGGGAAAACGGGGGAATCGCTGAGGGAAAACGGGGGAAGCGCTGAGGGAAAACGGGGAATCGCTGAGGGGAAAACGGGAAATCGCTGAGGGGAAAACGGGAAATCGCTGAGGGGAAAACGGGAGAGCAGCGACAGCCGAGCCTCCCTACCCTGCTCCTCCCTAAGAGATAAGGAGCTGCTGGACACGCTCCAGCGGAGGCCACGGAGGTGATTTGCGGTTTGGAGCGTCTCTTATGAAGAGAAGAGTGCGGGAGCTGATTTTATGCTCCTTGATCTCGACCTCAGGCTCTAGAGTGATTTATCTGTAAAGAGCCTTTCGCACCTTTCCTGGAATGAATTCAGTCGGCTCGCTGGAGCTGAGCCAGGGATTTGAGGAAGGTTCATGCAGAACTCGGTGATCCAGCTTTAGCCCTAACTTCAGAAAACGGGGCCGTGAGCCCACTGCTGTGTGGGTTTGACCCTTTGTGTTTTTTGcccctgtgccacctcctgtcccttttcctttgttttccagtctCCAACCCGACTCATTATTTCAGCCTGGTGCCGATTGCCAACAACCCTGTGGCTCAGCCTAAGCCTGGTAGTGGAGTAGATATTTGGAATATAGACATCTCTGCTATGGCGTTTTTCCCAGTTTTAGTCTGGCCAAAGCACTTATTTTCACATTTAGGAGAATGGCCTAGTCCTTTCAGCATTGTTTTTTCTATTTGGCCCTGGAAGGTTTGGGCCCACATCCAGGAAAGTACTTAGGATTCGATTTCAGCGGGATATAGATgctttatgtatttataaaggatgctttcatttcagatttGCTGATCTGTTGATAACTGTGTAGAGTCTGAAGCATCATCTTCTTTCAGAACAGATTGGTAACTGATGACAGGTATTTTTGAGATTCTTAGGAAGTTTCTGGTTATCTGCCCTCAATTCCACATTGTGCTTAAACTCTGAGCAGACACTAAATGTCAGCTTCTGGGTCATTTAATGCATGTAAAGAGCCCCATGATACAAAAACCCCCTTGATGATAATTAACTGTCATGGGTGTTATTTTCTGTGCCTGGTATAATTCTTTGATTTGCTTCCAGGTGGCGTGGCCTTCTCTGTGTCCCCTTGCGCTGTTCATGGCCCAATGGGACTTTTTCGTGCAAATTTAGGAACATTCCTGTTTCTCTCTGTGAATTTCCACAGTGGAATCCCCTCAAAATCCCTTCTCCAAAGTGCATGTTGTCTTTTCCCATCTGCTCTTCACAGAGATCCAGAGGCCTGTGGTAGTGGCTGCCTTCGAAGGCTGTCCTTTGCACGAGTTCAGGATAATCTGGGAAACTTTCCAGGTATTTCATTGATGTCCTAACCTGTCTCAACGAGCCTATTTCAGGTACCTTTATCTGTCCAACTGCCCAGCTCTTATGAAATTACTTGGGATTTCACTCTCCTGGTTTAAATAAACGAAATAAGCGTCTGCTCAAAGAATACATTGTGTCATGTCATGAAACCAGCAGATCTCAGCCACACTGAACTTCTTAATGAGGAGAGCTGGAATAGTTATAGAAAGGTCTTCTGCTGTACAGAGGAGGCATGAGTGTCCTTCTCTATCTCCTCAGTAAAATAACTGGTTAGTCTTACTCAGAGATATGGGTTTAACAGCAATTTGAACagtgtttagaaaaaaattggaTCTTCTAGATGTCTGAGTTTCAGCAGATCTCACAGTTATCTCTTTTAAAGTAATTGTGCTCAAAAAAGTGGcatggcatttctttttttttttttttttcacttttcattttcctcttattttctttcccctttctgcAAACATCTCTGATTTTGATTCTGGTTACTTGTACTTCTGACACCATATAGAGGTTGCAGAGATCATGGACATCAAACAAGCCTGAAAGTCCTTATTCTTATCCAGACTCATTAACCAGCTGGACAACACTCTGAATAtaggatttctttaaaaatctttccaaaatcTTTCAATTTCCTAATCCAGTTGTTGGTTCAACGGATCATGGTCAGGCCCCAGTGTATTGCAGAGCTCACCCTGAGGTATTATTACAAAACTTTTATCTCATAGATGCAGGCATTTCATCATTCAATTTATTCTTCCAGGTGACTCCAGGTTACCTCCGAGCCCACGATGGGGTAATGCCATCAGCAGCATTattgctgctcagcagctctgaagcaTCATCTGAATGGCCCCTAATTTAATCTGAGGCAGAAAACATGATTTCATTTCTACCCTGTTATTATATTACTATTAGCAGGCATAAGGCAAAGCTTAACAAGATTTGAAAATGGACAATTCCAGTTAATCTTATTCAGGCTATTTTCCTCTGGTTATCCTAATCTAGTCTCCAAACTAATTGTAATGGTCACAGCAGTCCTCTTAATGACCATTTTCTCATTAAAggtttgtttaattttccttcttttacttCCCGTTTTTCCAAAGAGGGAAAACTGCTTTGGCTAAGGGAAACCTGGAATTAAGACAGGGAGCATGTATGCATAACCCCTCTTAAGTAAGGATACAATAGTAAAACTGCTTCTAATAAGTGAGAAAGTGCCCAAAAGCCCAGTTTTATCAGCGATTCCATCATATCCCTGCCTCCTTGAGCTGTAACTGGGTCAGTCCTTTCTAAATTACAcctttttcagctcagtgagaGGATTTTTGGGTCCCTTCTCAGGTGATTTagctgcttattttctttttaggagTACAGGTTACTTTGGGTGAGAGAAAGCggcagttttcctgctgcttttaagGAGGAAACAATtcaaagaaaaagtgttttagaCATTAGAAtgagcagccctggaggtgtttaaggaaaggtTGCGGGAGGCATTCAGTGCCATGGTGTGGTTGACAGGACGGTGTTGAGTCACAGGTTAGAATCGATGACCTCAGACGCCTTTTCCAGCCGAATTGATTCAGTGATTCTGCGCTTTTTTATCTTAAATGAGGCAATTTCGGCATCGCCTCGGCGCTGAGGGGGAGTCACGGAGGGACCCCTCCCGCCGAGCGGAATAAGAGCGCCCTTCTGATTGGGCACACCTCCCCCTGATCCGGCCGCTCATTGGTCGGCAGGGAGGGGAGCTTAAGAAAGCTCTGCGCCGATTGGTCCCTGCTGGCGTGGGCTCTTCCCCCGTCGGCCCAGCCGCGAGGAGAGCGGGCTCTGGGCTGATGTGGGGCCAGGCGCGCCGCAGCCAATCAGAGGCGGTAACGTCACGGGCGCCGTGCGCCGCGCCGGATCCGTCCGCAGAGCGGGCCcgcccggggctgaggggcggcggcgggcggggcgcggggtCACGGCGCGGCTTCGGCCGGGAAACGCTGTGCCGGCATCGGGTCCAGCGTGCCgcccagccagagcagagccctccGTGCCGTGCCGAACCCTTCCTTAAACACCGCCACGGACGGTCAGTCCACCATCACAGTATCTAAGTACgctttctggaaagaaattctgaatGTCCAACCTAAGCCtctctcctggtgcagcttaagGCTCTGTCATggtgtcctgtcacttgttccCTGGGCGTAGAGCCCGACCCCCTGGCTGCCATCccctgtcagggagttgtgcagggGCAGAAccccctgaggctccttttctccaggctgagcccttttcccagctcccttcttgtctctggactctctccagcactTCAATGTCTTTTTTGAACGGAgaggcccagaactgggcacaggaCCCGTGCTGTGGCCTCATCAGAGCACAGGGGTCAGTAGGCGGCCTCACCCTCCTGAGCTGTGACCCCTCGGGACACGGGGTGGCCtcagtaaaaataagaaatgacAGCTTTGCTTCCAGTCCGGGCAAGGAGCGTCACAACCACAGATGGCATCCTCCAGGTGTTTGCTCAGGTGTCACTCTGGATCTGTCCCAAAGCTCACCGCGGAGCAAGGCAGGCTGTTCATCACTGGGGGGAAATGGTACGGAGGGGCTGCCCGggggtctgtgctgctgtggaaggCAAAACCCTCCTGCCCCTTTTGGGTTGTGAAGGTGTTTATGAGACCAACAGAGCATTAACCTACGTGGGTACATCCACCGGTACACGACACATGCCTGATATGAGTTATCTTTGCAGATTGCAGGGAGATGGATTCTCCAGGCAGCTTCCCCACCACGGGCTGTGGATGCCAAGCCCATTGAAGCCTCCGGGACCTGGACACTGGCACTGTCATCCTGCCTTGTCCCTTATCTCTGTGCTTGGCAGGTGTCCGGCCGTGGATTTCACACTTCCAGTGACCTCCGAGCGCTGCCAAGGCGAGGGAGGAACACTGGCAGATAGTGTGTTCCCATTCCATCTCCGCCTCCTTCGGTCCCTTaggctctggggagagctgTTTAAAAATACGCCAGATTTAAGGTCTGTCTCGAGGCAAATAAAAACTGTGAGTTATTTAAATCACATTTCCGTGGCCTTCAGATTTAATAAAGCAGTTGTATTGTGTTAGCACAAAAATCTAAGTGGCATGTAGAGCAAATACACAAGCTATTATACATATTTTACTTTCACAGACAGTACACCTGCATAATTTCCCATCAAATTCCTATTTTTGAGGTTTCCATGAGTTAGAAGCAAAACCATGACCTTGAAAATAAGTTACATAAGCAGCATGAGTGAACCGTGTGAATCGTGGAGTCGTTTTGGTTCTAAAAGACCCTTAAAGATCAGGGACTAGAGCGAATTGCAGGTTGTTAAGTGCTTTAGTACCACCAATTCCCGGCTGAAATCGGTTGTCACAACATCTCGACGGCCACCAGCAGAGCCTACATTtagaaagcagagcagcaatAATAAGTTTTAATCCGAGGTGTAAACTGTGTATGCTGGGAGCTTTACACAAGCGCAGCTGGGACGGCGAGGCCACGGAGAAACGCGTTTCTTGCCTCATTTTTGGGTCAAAGACACTTGTTGCTACTTCTTCAGCCCTCcttggggggaagaaaaaaaaaaaaaaccaaaacagagaGGCGGTAATTTTGGGGAGATCCGATAAAAAAGCGCAAAGCGATGGTTCCTCCCGCTGCCGACGCGGCGTCTGGTGACCTTTAGAGGTGACAGGGACCGGGTGTCCGGCGCCGCCGCTTCCCCATTCATCCCTCTCAGCGGGGCCGGGTGaccccgcgctgtccccgctgtccaTCCCCGCTGTCCATCCCCGCTGTCCACCCCCGCTGTCCATCCCcggtccccgctgtcccccgtgtccccagcgccctccgggcgggcggggcgggccgcACCTCCGGCACTTTTCTCTGCGGCGGAAGGTTACGGAGCGATGCGATGCGCGGCGGCTTTAAAGCGCGCGCACGGAGGAGGGGCCGCAGTCGGCGCCGGGGCGCGGCGGGAGCGGTGTGCTCGAAGGTGCCTGCGGGACGGACCGTGCTCGCGTCGCTCCACTGCCGCAGCCATGTCCCGGGAGCCCGAAATCATGGAGTCGCAGGTGATGTGGGAGCCTGACACGAAGCGCAACACGCACATGGACCGGTTCCGCGCCGCTGTGGCTAGCAGCTGTGGGCTCCGCCTGGGTGAGCGCTGGGCGGGGGCAGGCGGGCGCTTCCCGGGGCTCAGGGGCGGCTTTACCGTGGGCCAGCGGCCGCTGTGAGGCCCATCCGTGTGCCGCTCAGCTCTCGGTGCCTGTGGGCACCCCCGGGGCCGGAGGGCAGAGAGCTGCGGGCGGGATGCTCTGCCCGAGCCTCAGGGAGAGGCCTCCGGGGCAGCGTGGGCTGGTGTGAAGGGATGTAGCGATGGGGAAGGCAAACAGCCTTATCTGCTGCTGCGGCTGGACCGCGGCCCGGGCAGCGCTGCCTGCGGAGCGCCCGGCGTGCGGGGAGCGGCGCTGGAGTGAGCCGGGCTTTAAAGGGGGGATCGCTGTGGCTGAGGTCAGGGTAAGCCTCAGCGTGAGCCTTCAGCAGCAGAGGCGTGGGACAGTCGAGTTATGCTCATGCTTATGTTTCATTACAGAGAGTGTGTGTCTTGTAATTTAGGTATACGGGGAGGTGAATGGTGATGCATAAACGTGTTTAGTGGTGGAAGGTGAAGGGGTTTTGCTTTGTGGCACCTGCCGCAGCTGTtgaactgcagctcctgctttgtgCTTGTTCAGAAATACCTGTGTGGCTGTGGAGAGGTGTGTGGCTCTTTGACTTGGAAACGACTGAGATGGGACCTGCTTTGAGCAAGGGTTTGGTGTCCAGAGGTGTTTCCAGCTCAGGGTGTTGTTTTTTCCATAACTGCAGGCTGTGGATGGTGTCTCCAGGCTGTTAGgagtcagtgctgctggctctgtggGCTCAGCCACATCACGGACCAGGCAAACTTCAGTGGAGGTCAAACCCTTCAGTTCTGGCTAGTTTGTTTTATATCCTTCTCACTAAGTATTTGGGGCCCAAGTTACTAGTGTAGCTTTCCTGTCCTCATCTCTCTGATGGAGGCTGAAAGGAGCAGTTTTGGCACGTGGCTTGGGGGTTTGTCAGCCCAGTATAGGTCAGTGGTATGAGCAGACACGTTCTGGAGTGGTAGCAGTGTCAATAGTGCTTCTGGCAGCTCATGTCCAGAGAACAATTCCTCACCTTAAAGGTAAGTCGTTATTTTGGCTGCTGGTGATTTCCCATTGGAATCCAGGTGTGTGGTGTCTTAACTCTCCTGCTGgacagaaagcaaattaatcCAGGGTTTTAGGCAGTGAGTGGCATGATGGAGCTGGTACACATGTGATCAAGGGCAAATGCAGTTTCAGACAGGGCTGCCTGTGTTTATGGCTGAAACAGCTAAAACTCTTCCCAGCCCACTTGGAAGTGGCTTTCTCTATTGGAAGGTGGGTTCCTGTGTGTAACTAGGAGCCTTTGGCAGCTTCCATTAGGTTTGCCCTGGTGCTCATTGGCATCAGTGCTCTGCACAACAAAGGATGGCTGCTCTCTGTAACATTAAGATGTAGACTCTCTGGGGAGAGCTGAGGGCAGTATAGTCCCTTAGACAATGGCTCTGGAAATGTAACAAAATGTAGTGTTTGCTTGTTGAGTAACAGGCCTGTGCCCTGAAGGACTGATTGCTGAAGTTTATTTGGAACAAACTGTATAGacaaagcagaacaaactgTCCGTGCTGTAAGAAACCAAATTAGCAGTGAGCTGTAGCTTCTTGCATGCATCAGATGATTTGGAGCAGGTGGTACAATTGGGTTTtgaaggaggagatggaaatTTGAGTTCTTGTGTCAAGTCTCTGTGCAGCTGATGTGTGGAGGATAGCGATGAGTAACTCTGGAGTGTAAAAAGGAAGTGTAGAGGCTGGGATTGGGGCAATGTGCAGACAAAATCTGTGTTATGGAGAAGAGCCTTTGCCTTGTCTATCAATAATTCCTAGGGGATAATCTCACTTTGATGGAAAGGATGGGTGTGGGAATGAGACGTGGAAGGGACTGAGTGGGTGGGGAAAGGGTTAAGTGGCTGTGAGTAACAGTGCAGAGATggttttgaatgtttttctttcaaagatgTCCTCCTTGTAGAAGGGGGATTGCAAAGATGACTTTTGCAGCAATTGCTGGGTAACAGGCTGAGAAATCAGAGATAATTGGTGAAAATGCCTTTGAATGGTTTAGCTGATGGCATTGAATAGGGAACAGTTGGCAGAGCAGGAAACTTACTGTCACTGatggcagaaatatttaattggTTGCTGGCACAGCTTCAGATATTGTGGACATGATGAGGAAATGTCACTTCCAAGCTTGCAATGAGGAATTTGCTTCAGTTATTCACACCTAGAACTGTTTTACACTAAATTTCAGCATTTAGTTTGAATTATGGGGTTGGTTATGTGTGCTTCAGGTTATTTCATGTGTTTCACAGTCAGGTAATTGCTTCAACTGCTGATTTCCATGTTTTCAGTGGCAGGTCATGGTTTTAATATCTAGCTAGTAAGCACCTTGTTTGACTTCATTCATGCTGTCTCAGTGTGAAAAGGTGAGCTGCAGCCTGTCTGACCTCATATTCCctgagaaaaagctgaatttcctGTGACAGTGATGTCGAGCCCAGGGTTGGACAGCGAGTATCTCTAATCTCTGTATCACTGAGCTATCAGGGGCCTTTGGCCCCAGCCTGGGACCTTACAGTAAATGTCCCTTGTCAGGAAGCTGTGTTTATCTTCTGCTGTGTGAAAAGATCATGTTGATAGATGAGGAGTGTCAACAAGCAGGACATGTTTAATCTTCAATTGCACTGATGTGTGTAGGTATTGCAGGGAGTTCTTAGAAAAGGTCACTGTCTGTGGTGACAAATGGCTTGTAATACAGGTGAGGTGATGCCAGCTGTGCAGGTAGAGTCTCTGTTGGCTCTGTAGGCACTTGCTTTGAGCAGAACTGAGCTACTCTGTGGTCAGACTCACCTTCCTAATTGTT
It encodes the following:
- the BRI3BP gene encoding BRI3-binding protein, whose amino-acid sequence is MAAAAAARRVQLRALLLLLLLLLGAAGPGAQAARSRGADRQNSLRRAASGLYQGVSGLFGEDNVRALQKFFSRLTERFVNGVDVLMDTFWRIWTDLLDVLGIDASNLTHYFSPAAIANNPTRALLLIGAILLAYWFLSLFLGFFFYLLHMLFGRFFWIARVALFTLSCVYILQKYEGDPEHAVLPLCFVVAVYFMTGPVGFYWRRNSNSSLEEKMDHLDSQIRLLNIRLSRVIENLDRGSEQ